A genome region from Arthrobacter sp. V1I9 includes the following:
- a CDS encoding ABC transporter family substrate-binding protein encodes MRNLNKIGGAAAIAAALALTACGGGGGGATGPETAKGQEAGSDLSKLISVNEKPAADLEQGGKVTLPLGNIGPDFNGFSNNGNSADNSALMAPMNPVAVSGGGIGGCWKVDFEGKATPNKDFCEEVKNEVKDGKQTITIKVNEKATYNDGTPIDVKAFRNTWNILKSPDAGYDIVTSGSYEFVESVEAGSSDKEVIVKTSRPVYPLEDLFFGLIHPAVNTPQIFNEGFNGELHPEWMAGPFKLDQYDTAAKTVSLVPNEKWWGTKPVLESVVFRQLETSAQIAAFKNGEIDGVSANTVSLYKQLEGTKDAEVRRGQRLFAGGLNLNAQRITDVAVRKAIFAAVDREALRKVRFNGLNWEEPSSGSMMLLPFSEYYQDNYPVKETGPDAAKKVLTDAGYTANSNGIMEKDGKPAAFKISNFGDDPTTLAFAQTLQKQLQAGGMDVGIDQRASADFGKVLGAREFDMSVSGYTVGADATSAVKQYYDSKTNENQLGDAELDKKIADLASIEDNAERNKAAMEVEKEHMAKYYSMGVVMNGPQISFVRTGLANYGPSLFQSLSQVPDWTTLGWEKK; translated from the coding sequence ATGAGGAATCTGAACAAGATCGGCGGAGCGGCAGCCATTGCTGCGGCTCTGGCGCTGACGGCCTGCGGCGGCGGCGGTGGCGGGGCCACCGGGCCGGAAACGGCCAAGGGCCAGGAGGCAGGCAGCGACCTGTCCAAGCTCATCAGCGTCAATGAGAAGCCTGCAGCTGATCTTGAACAGGGCGGTAAGGTCACCCTGCCCCTGGGCAACATCGGCCCGGACTTCAACGGCTTCTCCAACAACGGCAACAGCGCAGACAACTCCGCGTTGATGGCCCCGATGAATCCTGTTGCGGTTTCGGGCGGCGGCATCGGCGGCTGCTGGAAGGTCGACTTCGAGGGCAAGGCCACGCCCAACAAGGACTTCTGCGAGGAGGTCAAGAACGAAGTCAAGGATGGTAAGCAGACCATCACCATCAAGGTCAACGAAAAAGCCACGTACAACGACGGCACCCCCATTGACGTCAAGGCTTTCCGGAACACCTGGAACATCCTGAAGAGCCCCGATGCCGGTTACGACATCGTCACTTCCGGGTCGTACGAATTTGTTGAATCCGTAGAGGCCGGCAGCAGCGACAAAGAAGTCATCGTCAAGACCAGCCGGCCGGTGTATCCGCTGGAGGACCTCTTCTTTGGCCTGATCCACCCCGCCGTCAATACGCCGCAGATCTTCAACGAGGGCTTCAACGGCGAACTTCACCCGGAGTGGATGGCGGGCCCCTTCAAGCTGGACCAGTATGACACCGCAGCCAAGACCGTGAGCCTGGTTCCCAACGAAAAATGGTGGGGCACCAAGCCGGTCCTGGAAAGCGTCGTCTTCCGTCAGCTGGAGACGAGCGCCCAGATTGCCGCTTTCAAGAACGGCGAGATCGACGGCGTGTCAGCCAACACCGTCTCCCTCTACAAGCAGTTGGAAGGCACCAAAGACGCTGAGGTCCGCCGCGGCCAGCGCCTGTTCGCCGGCGGCTTGAACCTGAACGCCCAGCGCATCACCGACGTTGCAGTCCGCAAGGCGATCTTCGCGGCAGTGGACCGTGAGGCCCTGCGCAAGGTGCGCTTCAACGGCCTGAACTGGGAAGAGCCCAGCTCCGGCTCCATGATGCTGCTGCCCTTCTCCGAGTACTACCAGGACAACTACCCCGTGAAGGAAACCGGTCCGGATGCTGCCAAGAAGGTATTGACGGACGCCGGCTACACCGCGAATTCTAACGGCATCATGGAGAAGGACGGCAAGCCCGCCGCCTTCAAGATCAGCAACTTCGGTGACGATCCCACCACCCTCGCCTTCGCCCAGACCCTGCAGAAGCAGCTCCAGGCTGGCGGCATGGATGTTGGCATCGACCAGCGTGCCTCTGCCGATTTTGGCAAGGTCCTCGGTGCACGGGAGTTCGACATGAGCGTCTCGGGCTACACGGTAGGTGCGGATGCAACGTCCGCCGTCAAGCAGTACTACGACTCCAAGACCAACGAGAACCAGCTGGGCGACGCCGAGCTGGACAAGAAGATCGCTGACCTCGCGTCCATCGAGGACAACGCCGAGCGCAACAAGGCGGCCATGGAGGTTGAGAAGGAGCACATGGCGAAGTACTACTCCATGGGCGTGGTCATGAACGGCCCGCAGATCTCCTTCGTCCGCACCGGCCTGGCGAACTACGGCCCCTCCCTGTTCCAGAGCCTGTCCCAGGTTCCGGACTGGACCACCCTCGGCTGGGAAAAGAAGTAA
- a CDS encoding Gfo/Idh/MocA family oxidoreductase produces the protein MTDSAAPRTIRTAVVGYGLSGSVFHAPLIGSDGRYSLEVIATSNVERQKAATARYPGVRTVHDGDAVLARAADLDLVVLGTPPATHYPLARAALEAGLDVVVDKPFAVTSEQGQELVALARQLGRVLTVFQNRRWDGDFLTLRKLLAADAVGKVIRFESRFERWSPAIAKAWKAHATAADGGGVLFDLGSHLIDQALLLFGPATVVHSELKARRADERADDDVFLVLQHQSGVLSHLTMNMLCAQQGPRFRVLGSVGGFTKNGVDPQEPYIVAGGSPLDAEYGEEAPEWAGLLGRDGHLDALPTERGSYPEFYRLLADKILDGGAKSPLPLPVNPEDAVETLKIIEQARELSAARA, from the coding sequence ATGACTGACTCCGCCGCTCCACGCACCATCCGCACAGCCGTCGTCGGCTACGGCCTGTCCGGCAGCGTCTTCCATGCGCCCCTGATCGGGTCCGACGGTCGTTACTCGCTGGAGGTCATTGCCACGTCCAACGTGGAACGGCAGAAGGCGGCCACTGCCCGGTATCCGGGCGTGAGGACAGTGCACGACGGCGATGCCGTCCTTGCGCGTGCCGCTGACCTTGACCTGGTGGTGCTGGGCACGCCGCCGGCGACGCACTACCCGCTGGCCAGGGCCGCGCTGGAGGCCGGGCTGGATGTGGTGGTGGACAAGCCGTTCGCCGTGACGAGCGAGCAAGGGCAGGAGCTTGTTGCCCTCGCCCGGCAACTGGGCCGGGTGTTGACGGTGTTCCAGAACCGGCGATGGGACGGTGACTTCCTGACGCTCCGCAAGCTCCTGGCAGCGGACGCCGTGGGGAAGGTGATTAGGTTCGAGTCGAGGTTCGAGCGGTGGTCCCCCGCCATCGCCAAGGCCTGGAAGGCTCACGCCACTGCGGCTGACGGCGGCGGCGTCCTGTTCGACCTCGGCAGCCACCTGATTGACCAGGCCCTCCTGCTGTTTGGTCCCGCAACCGTGGTCCATTCGGAGCTGAAGGCCCGGCGCGCGGATGAACGCGCGGATGACGACGTGTTCCTGGTGCTGCAGCACCAATCCGGGGTTCTGAGCCACCTCACCATGAACATGCTCTGCGCGCAGCAGGGCCCGCGGTTCCGCGTGCTGGGTTCCGTCGGCGGCTTCACTAAAAACGGTGTGGACCCGCAGGAGCCCTATATTGTGGCGGGCGGCAGCCCCCTCGACGCAGAGTACGGCGAGGAAGCGCCGGAGTGGGCGGGCCTCCTGGGCCGTGACGGCCACCTGGATGCCCTGCCCACCGAGCGCGGCAGTTACCCGGAGTTCTACCGGCTGCTGGCGGACAAGATCCTCGACGGCGGAGCAAAGTCCCCCCTGCCCCTGCCGGTCAATCCGGAAGACGCCGTCGAAACCTTAAAAATCATTGAACAAGCAAGGGAACTGTCTGCGGCGAGAGCTTAA
- the ald gene encoding alanine dehydrogenase, whose protein sequence is MIIGVPKEIKNNEFRVAITAAGVHEFRTHGHTVLVERGAGLGSGITDEEYAIAGAEIVNDADDVWARADMVMKVKEPIKAEYHRFRKGLILFTYLHLAAEPELTRELINSGVTAIAYETVQEGRTLPLLAPMSEVAGRLSVQVGASSLMAPAGGKGVLLGGVPGVRPAKVVVLGAGVAGTNAAAMALGLGADVTILDININRLRELDAQYQGRLKTVASNSYEIEKSVVDADLVIGSVLIPGAKAPKLVTNDLVARMKPGSVLVDIAVDQGGCFEDTRATTHQEPTYKVHNTIFYCVANMPGAVPNTSTYALTNVTLRYAVSLANLGVKAAFERDPALAAGLNIAAGHVAHHSVSEAHDLPLVADWHELVSA, encoded by the coding sequence ATGATCATCGGTGTCCCCAAAGAAATCAAGAACAACGAATTCCGGGTAGCCATCACTGCTGCCGGTGTCCACGAGTTCCGCACCCACGGCCACACCGTGCTGGTGGAGCGCGGCGCAGGGCTGGGGTCAGGCATCACGGACGAGGAATACGCCATCGCCGGCGCCGAGATCGTCAATGACGCCGATGACGTCTGGGCCCGCGCGGACATGGTCATGAAGGTCAAGGAACCCATCAAGGCCGAATACCACCGCTTCCGCAAGGGCCTGATCCTCTTTACCTACCTCCACCTCGCCGCCGAGCCCGAACTCACCCGCGAGCTCATCAACTCCGGCGTCACGGCCATCGCTTACGAAACCGTGCAGGAAGGCCGGACGCTTCCGCTGCTGGCCCCCATGTCCGAGGTGGCCGGCCGGCTGTCCGTGCAGGTGGGTGCCTCCTCCCTCATGGCTCCCGCGGGCGGTAAGGGTGTGCTGCTGGGCGGCGTCCCGGGCGTCCGCCCTGCCAAGGTGGTTGTCCTTGGCGCGGGCGTTGCCGGAACCAACGCCGCTGCAATGGCACTTGGCCTGGGCGCCGACGTCACCATCCTGGACATCAACATCAACCGCCTGCGCGAACTGGACGCCCAGTACCAGGGCCGCCTGAAGACCGTGGCATCGAACAGTTACGAAATCGAGAAGTCAGTGGTGGACGCTGACCTGGTGATCGGCTCCGTCCTGATCCCGGGGGCCAAGGCCCCCAAACTGGTCACCAACGATCTGGTGGCCCGCATGAAGCCCGGCTCGGTTCTCGTGGACATCGCCGTGGACCAGGGCGGCTGCTTCGAGGACACCCGCGCCACCACGCACCAGGAACCCACCTACAAGGTCCACAACACCATCTTCTACTGCGTGGCCAACATGCCCGGCGCGGTCCCCAACACGTCCACCTACGCCCTTACCAACGTGACCCTGAGGTACGCCGTGTCGCTGGCCAACCTGGGCGTCAAGGCAGCCTTCGAGCGCGACCCCGCCCTCGCGGCCGGCCTCAACATCGCCGCCGGCCACGTAGCCCACCACTCCGTCTCCGAGGCACACGACCTGCCGCTCGTAGCGGACTGGCACGAACTGGTCTCGGCCTAG
- a CDS encoding CdaR family transcriptional regulator: MQQGVEQLVEQVAQKLGRGLSLEDLDGVLLAYSSNQSHADRVRVNFLLSKKVPADVSAWQLSHGIATAVRPVVVPANPLLGMLGRVCVPLMVRGFRVGYLWVQQDSVEENPTAILTQLPSVNNELEMLSGLLLDSNTAESEFRRGREREFLAACAGEANAVAAVAGWNEVQGRGPWQMVSVLDADGWAGGPDPIASTLIHRSAALQATIGVDATLFSAGTETHSVVLFRESTGRANHAQVLVHYQLELAKRSGRPVHRVILGISEGFARPRELAEAYRQSKVAAQAAAVDPQLGELVDCRSTGVYQLLASAGGGAGAWADSGSVYFRMLEDHDRNGELIPVLELLYDNDGSVQDVAAKLHLHRSSIYNRLGRIRQLLGVDPLKGLPRLELHAALKMRRWALRPRI, from the coding sequence ATGCAGCAGGGCGTGGAGCAACTGGTAGAGCAGGTGGCGCAAAAGCTGGGCCGCGGACTGTCCCTGGAGGACCTGGACGGCGTGCTGCTGGCTTACAGCTCGAACCAGTCCCATGCTGACCGCGTGCGCGTGAACTTCCTGCTCAGCAAAAAAGTGCCGGCGGACGTGAGTGCCTGGCAGCTGTCCCACGGCATTGCGACAGCGGTGCGGCCGGTGGTGGTTCCGGCGAACCCGCTCCTTGGAATGCTCGGCCGTGTGTGTGTCCCGCTGATGGTTCGTGGCTTCCGCGTGGGCTATCTCTGGGTGCAGCAGGACTCCGTGGAGGAAAACCCGACGGCGATCCTCACCCAATTGCCGTCAGTCAACAACGAGTTGGAGATGCTGTCCGGGCTGCTGCTCGACTCGAACACCGCGGAGTCCGAGTTCCGGCGGGGGCGTGAGCGGGAGTTCCTGGCTGCGTGTGCCGGGGAAGCAAACGCGGTGGCGGCAGTGGCAGGGTGGAATGAGGTGCAGGGCCGCGGGCCGTGGCAGATGGTCAGTGTGCTCGATGCCGACGGCTGGGCCGGCGGCCCCGATCCCATCGCGTCCACCCTGATCCACCGGTCAGCAGCGCTGCAGGCCACGATCGGCGTGGATGCAACCCTCTTCAGCGCCGGCACGGAAACCCACTCGGTGGTGCTGTTCCGCGAGTCAACGGGAAGGGCGAACCATGCGCAGGTCCTGGTCCATTACCAGCTGGAGTTGGCCAAGCGCTCCGGCCGGCCGGTCCACCGGGTCATCCTGGGGATCAGCGAAGGGTTTGCCAGGCCGCGGGAGCTCGCCGAGGCCTACCGTCAATCAAAAGTGGCTGCGCAGGCCGCTGCCGTTGATCCCCAGCTCGGGGAACTGGTGGACTGCCGGTCCACCGGCGTTTATCAGCTCCTGGCCTCTGCCGGAGGAGGGGCCGGCGCCTGGGCTGACTCTGGATCCGTCTACTTCCGCATGCTCGAGGACCACGACCGCAACGGTGAACTCATCCCGGTCCTGGAACTGCTGTACGACAACGACGGCTCCGTCCAGGATGTGGCTGCGAAACTCCACCTGCACCGGAGCAGCATCTACAACCGGCTGGGCCGGATCCGCCAGCTGTTGGGCGTGGACCCTCTGAAGGGGCTGCCCCGCCTGGAACTCCACGCGGCCCTCAAAATGCGCCGCTGGGCACTTCGGCCCCGGATCTGA
- a CDS encoding helix-turn-helix domain-containing protein encodes MALIAPRMAGALPPEEAVKLQQALAGSDDITVFVDGTVHRLPPVARDAVVDLLQRFSRGEAVTVSSVEDMLTTSKAAELAGISHTYLRNMTDRGEIPVEYRGSHRRIPLAAIMAWLEGQKKDRQKKAATDQAAGNEADGG; translated from the coding sequence ATGGCACTGATTGCTCCCAGGATGGCCGGCGCCCTCCCGCCCGAGGAGGCCGTGAAGCTCCAGCAGGCTCTGGCCGGCAGCGACGACATCACCGTTTTTGTGGACGGCACCGTCCACCGCCTGCCGCCCGTGGCGAGGGACGCCGTCGTCGACCTTCTGCAGCGGTTCAGCCGCGGCGAGGCGGTGACCGTGAGCAGCGTGGAGGACATGTTGACCACCTCCAAGGCGGCAGAACTGGCGGGAATTTCGCACACCTACCTCCGCAACATGACGGACCGCGGGGAAATCCCTGTGGAGTACCGCGGCAGCCACCGCCGGATCCCATTGGCGGCGATCATGGCGTGGCTGGAGGGGCAGAAGAAGGACCGGCAGAAGAAGGCTGCTACGGATCAGGCTGCCGGCAATGAGGCCGACGGCGGCTGA
- a CDS encoding alpha/beta fold hydrolase, with translation MALGDGKDVQSGGLQGRLYASVHPGEAGARPTYVLLHGIGVSHRYLARLHQELAKEADVYSFDLPGFGKSSKPGRQLQVEEFAAFVSAVLAEAGVHHYVPVGHSMGTQFAVQLALQEPERVDGVVLMGPVVETRRKSVARQAMALTRDSMFSESLTSNAIVFSDYLRAGPRWYLTELPVMMEYPLEERLAGVTQPVLVLRGTKDPIARRPWCVKLAEVARQGTMAEILGQGHVFQHTAPETAAQAISGWVRAVNGFGVPA, from the coding sequence ATGGCATTAGGTGATGGCAAAGACGTGCAATCCGGCGGTTTACAGGGAAGGCTCTACGCCTCCGTCCATCCGGGGGAGGCTGGAGCGCGGCCTACTTATGTGCTGCTGCACGGCATCGGTGTTTCCCACCGCTACCTGGCGCGGCTGCATCAGGAACTGGCGAAAGAAGCGGACGTCTACTCCTTCGACCTGCCCGGCTTCGGGAAGTCGTCAAAACCCGGACGCCAGTTGCAGGTCGAAGAGTTTGCGGCGTTCGTGAGCGCTGTCCTCGCGGAAGCCGGAGTCCATCACTATGTCCCGGTGGGCCATTCCATGGGCACACAGTTCGCAGTGCAACTGGCGCTGCAGGAACCTGAGCGGGTGGACGGCGTCGTTCTGATGGGCCCGGTGGTGGAGACCAGGAGGAAGTCGGTGGCCAGGCAGGCGATGGCACTGACGCGGGATTCGATGTTCAGCGAGTCGCTGACCTCGAACGCCATCGTGTTCAGCGACTACCTCCGGGCAGGCCCGCGCTGGTACCTGACGGAATTGCCCGTAATGATGGAATACCCGCTGGAGGAACGGCTCGCGGGGGTCACCCAGCCGGTGCTGGTGCTCCGCGGCACCAAAGACCCCATCGCCCGCCGCCCCTGGTGCGTGAAGCTCGCCGAGGTTGCCCGGCAGGGAACCATGGCCGAGATCCTGGGCCAAGGCCATGTCTTCCAACACACTGCCCCGGAAACCGCTGCGCAGGCCATCAGCGGCTGGGTCAGGGCCGTCAACGGCTTCGGCGTCCCGGCCTGA
- the ptsP gene encoding phosphoenolpyruvate--protein phosphotransferase, with product MQNFPGVGVSPGRVIGTVRQMPKPISEPPAGEQLAAGTTAEEATAALKAASQAVHDELKARAAHATGDGKAVLEATALMAKDTMLIKGAAKLIARGMSGERAIWESGSSVSEMLHNLGGYMAERATDVLDVRARIVAELRGVPAPGIPASSTPFVLVAEDLAPADTATLDPNKVLALVTAGGGPQSHTAIIARSLGLPAVVAAVGVDELPDGTEVYVDGAAGSITSEPDQSLLAAAEAWAATASLLAEFSGTGATADGHLVPLLANVGGGKDAEAAAKLGAQGVGLFRTEFCFLERDTEPSVEEQAAAYKSVFDAFPGKKVVLRTLDAGADKPLPFLTDSTEPNPALGVRGYRTDFTTPGVLDRQLEAIALAEKQSEADVWVMAPMISTAEEAARFASMCADAGIKTPGVMVEVPSAALTAEAILREVGFASLGTNDLTQYAMAADRQLGPLANLNTPWQPAVLRLVGLTVEGSRAEGSNKPVGVCGEAAADPALAVVLTGLGVATLSMTARSLAAVAAVLKTVTLDEAQQLAKLALSAPSATEARAWVREKLPVLEELGL from the coding sequence CCTCCCGCCGGCGAACAGCTGGCAGCAGGGACCACCGCCGAGGAAGCCACAGCAGCCCTGAAGGCGGCATCCCAGGCAGTGCATGACGAACTCAAGGCCCGCGCAGCCCACGCCACCGGCGACGGCAAAGCAGTCCTTGAAGCCACGGCGCTGATGGCCAAGGACACCATGCTGATCAAGGGTGCCGCCAAGCTCATTGCCCGCGGCATGTCGGGTGAACGCGCCATCTGGGAGTCCGGTTCCTCCGTCTCGGAAATGCTGCACAACCTGGGCGGCTACATGGCCGAGCGCGCCACCGACGTCCTGGATGTGCGAGCCCGCATCGTCGCCGAACTGCGCGGTGTTCCCGCGCCCGGCATCCCCGCGTCCAGCACCCCCTTTGTCCTGGTGGCCGAGGATCTGGCCCCGGCCGACACCGCCACCCTGGACCCGAACAAGGTCCTGGCCCTTGTCACCGCGGGCGGCGGGCCCCAGTCCCACACCGCCATCATCGCCCGCTCGCTCGGCCTTCCCGCCGTCGTGGCGGCCGTCGGCGTGGACGAACTTCCGGATGGCACCGAAGTGTATGTTGACGGCGCGGCGGGCAGCATCACGTCCGAGCCTGACCAGTCCCTGCTGGCAGCGGCGGAGGCATGGGCGGCCACCGCTTCGCTGCTGGCCGAGTTCAGCGGAACGGGCGCGACGGCGGATGGCCACCTTGTGCCGTTGCTCGCCAACGTGGGCGGCGGCAAGGACGCCGAGGCGGCCGCCAAGCTGGGCGCCCAGGGCGTGGGCCTCTTCCGCACCGAGTTCTGCTTCCTGGAACGGGATACCGAACCCTCCGTGGAAGAGCAGGCCGCGGCCTACAAGAGCGTATTTGACGCCTTCCCGGGCAAAAAGGTGGTCCTGCGGACGCTCGATGCCGGCGCCGACAAGCCGCTCCCGTTCCTGACCGACTCCACGGAGCCCAATCCCGCCCTGGGCGTCCGCGGCTACCGCACGGACTTCACCACGCCGGGCGTCCTGGACCGCCAGCTGGAAGCCATCGCGCTGGCGGAGAAGCAGTCGGAAGCGGATGTGTGGGTCATGGCCCCCATGATTTCGACGGCGGAAGAGGCTGCCCGCTTTGCCTCCATGTGTGCAGATGCCGGCATCAAGACCCCCGGCGTGATGGTGGAGGTCCCGTCCGCTGCCCTCACTGCTGAAGCCATCCTCCGCGAAGTGGGTTTCGCGAGCCTGGGCACCAACGACCTGACCCAGTACGCCATGGCCGCGGACCGCCAGCTTGGCCCGCTCGCCAACCTCAACACCCCTTGGCAGCCTGCAGTCCTGCGCCTGGTCGGGCTGACTGTGGAGGGCTCACGGGCCGAGGGCAGCAACAAGCCCGTGGGCGTCTGCGGCGAGGCGGCCGCGGACCCTGCCCTCGCCGTCGTACTGACCGGCCTGGGCGTGGCAACGCTGTCCATGACCGCCCGGTCCCTTGCCGCCGTTGCAGCGGTGCTGAAGACGGTCACCCTGGATGAGGCGCAGCAGCTGGCCAAGCTTGCCTTGTCTGCCCCCAGCGCCACCGAGGCGCGCGCGTGGGTGCGGGAGAAGCTGCCGGTCCTGGAGGAACTCGGGCTCTGA